A single window of Anopheles moucheti chromosome 2, idAnoMoucSN_F20_07, whole genome shotgun sequence DNA harbors:
- the LOC128297103 gene encoding abnormal cell migration protein 10 → MSILDSSWSDFDSASMYSNECSFDISGTPGTTGNSTTATVATAARLRPKSNTSSERTDSYRFSMANLEETQEAELDAILGELSILEERGDLRHGRSHSRTNSTISAATNTTLSSESGCSSVAADTVCSGGSIASGMGVGGVGGASISLHREPRTDSPDNDSAFSDTVSLMSSESSASSSVSSSHLKHLQAAAGGIVAHSAAAGPTANQQNLSDGGKQAKIHLALQKLEQASVRRLFVKAFTADGASKSLLVDETMSCGHVTRLLADKNHVQMELTWAIVEHLPELQMERLFEDHEMLVDNLMLWNRDSKNRVLFLQRPDKVALFKTPEAFLPGTQMAPGSEHDEHTRTMLLDEFFNSGSQITLEGPLYMKNDAKKGWKKYHFVLRASGLHYYPKEKTRSAKDLLCLALFAGHEVYRGLGWKKKHKAPTDYTFALRCPKVPPGVKGIRSVKMLCAEDASTQENWITAIRVMKYGKKLLDNHRTLLDDLAREELDKLSSARSSSIGSIVSSVPSQCSTGSSNSSGSGSNHLLVPLNTTNGSNGNGCASNGNGRLSRASSSSSSGCLSDENNGFDSEFPTGTIKRKPSMKPNLPLTSMTRQLKEVGETTRLKDSPGAGSTGSGSIGDGGTLTRRHSRRRSEESTGSGTLKRRPIPTQNRGSIESMSSSASTPTPVGSVLNTPVNFEPPVTILSPSAHPTIITPNGVGPGTIVEPIPSCMTDSTFSLPPPPPPPASDDPAIMGANFSGSTLSLDSLPPPPPPNELDNSFSGSQLSLASVQLPPPPPPSVSAGSSMSTVQSSSVLPAVSTTNNTNGVGTVRQQEPRSINATPSVAQSIMKLNSHSHTLPNPTPAAILKKEPIYSKTLKPSALKAPPYKAPPPYNGCDGSASDVPAAPAKSVSFAESPVLLRRKVCFEDEVSEVPPSPRRLCATYSVGPPAPPPRAEATRLSTTYTSPKRLSESSANPPHDFLKDLQRVMNKKWQVAQKCKLEPATTPHEVLGFRDIHGGNDLYSSATPYYRETANVSNWVQEHYGGAPDGLYENLGSNMGMEPNYPIVPNVANVPLLQQLPTGSPLPSGGSVKKRPPPPPPKRSEKTQLTTTSTSAVGHTGPTVSQPGPSPHLHHHHHHQQLLNHQYLQQQQQQQPHQPPPTHQQRV, encoded by the exons ATGTCGATACTGGATAGCAGCTGGTCGGACTTTGATTCCGCCTCAATGTACTCGAATGAATGT AGTTTCGATATCAGCGGTACACCGGGCACAACAGGCAATTCAACCACAGCGACGGTAGCAACAGCGGCTCGTCTACGACCGAAAAGTAACACATCTTCCGAGCGTACCGATTCGTACCGCTTCTCAATGGCGAACCTGGAGGAAACGCAAGAGGCGGAGCTGGATGCCATATTGGGCGAACTGAGCATACTGGAAGAGCGTGGTGATCTGCGCCATGGTCGTAGTCACAGCCGTACCAACTCCACAATATCCGCGGCTACCAACACGACGCTCTCGTCGGAAAGTGGCTGCAGCAGTGTGGCAGCCGATACAGTCTGCAGTGGTGGTAGCATTGCAAGCGGCATGGGTGTCGGAGGGGTCGGTGGAGCAAGCATCAGTTTACACCGGGAACCACGCACCGACAGTCCGGACAATGATTCCGCCTTCAGCGATACGGTGTCGCTGATGTCGAGCGAATCGTCCGCTTCTAGCAGTGTAAGCAGCTCCCATCTGAAGCACCTGCAGGCGGCAGCTGGAGGAATAGTGGCGCATAGTGCTGCGGCGGGACCAACAGCCAACCAGCAAAATTTGTCAGATGGTGGCAAACAGGCTAAAATTCACCTCGCACTACAAAAGCTAGAACAGGCGTCGGTACGGCGACTGTTTGTGAAGGCGTTTACGGCCGACGGTGCCTCCAAGTCACTGCTGGTCGACGAAACGATGAGCTGCGGGCACGTAACGCGGCTGTTGGCAGACAAAAACCACGTCCAGATGGAGCTTACTTGGGCCATCGTAGAGCATCTGCCTGAGCTGCAGATGGAGCGACTGTTCGAGGACCACGAAATGCTGGTAGACAACTTGATGCTGTGGAATCGGGACTCGAAGAATCGGGTGCTGTTTCTGCAGCGACCGGATAAGGTAGCATTGTTTAAGACACCCGAAGCTTTCCTGCCCGGTACACAGATGGCTCCCGGAAGTGAACACGACGAGCATACGAG GACAATGTTGCTGGATGAGTTCTTCAACAGCGGGAGCCAAATCACGCTGGAAGGGCCCCTATATATGAAGAACGATGCCAAAAAGGGCTGGAAGAAATATCACTTTGTGTTGCGGGCATCCGGGTTGCATTACTATCCGAAGGAAAAGACACGTTCCGCAAAGGATCTGCTCTGTCTGGCACTGTTTGCCGGGCACGAAGTGTACCGTGGACTTGGGTGGAAGAAGAAACACAAAGCCCCGACAGACTATACGTTCGCGTTGCGCTGCCCGAAAGTACCGCCCGGTGTGAAAGGCATACGGTCGGTCAAGATGCTGTGTGCTGAAGATGCGTCCACGCAAGAAAACTGGATAACTGCCATACGCGTTATGAAG TATGGCAAGAAGCTTCTAGACAATCACCGAACGCTGTTGGATGATCTGGCTCGGgaagagctagacaaactcaGCTCTGCTCGGAGCAGCTCCATTGGGAGCATTGTATCGTCCGTTCCTTCACAGTGCAGCACGGGAAGCAGCAACAGTAGCGGAAGTGGTAGCAATCATCTCCTTGTTCCTCTCAACACAACCAATGGCAGCAATGGTAATGGGTGCGCGTCCAACGGAAATGGACGTCTCTCGAGGGCGTCATCGTCAAGCTCGAGCGGATGTCTGTCGGACGAGAACAACGGGTTCGATTCCGAGTTCCCAACGGGCACCATTAAGCGCAAACCCTCGATGAAACCAAATCTTCCACTCACCTCGATGACACGCCAGCTGAAGGAGGTCGGTGAGACAACGCGACTGAAAGATTCACCCGGTGCCGGATCTACGGGGTCGGGTTCGATAGGTGATGGTGGTACTCTGACGCGACGTCACAGTCGACGAAGGAGTGAAGAAAGTACCGGCAGCGGTACTCTTAAACGACGCCCGATTCCAACGCAAAATCGTGGATCGATCGAAAGCATGAGTTCCTCCGCCTCAACGCCAACGCCCGTGGGTAGTGTGTTGAACACGCCGGTCAATTTTGAACCACCGGTTACAATCCTGAGCCCATCCGCTCATCCAACTATTATAACACCGAACGGCGTTGGCCCCGGAACGATCGTTGAACCGATACCGTCCTGCATGACTGATTCGACATTTTCGCTTCCGCCACCACCGCCTCCACCCGCTTCAGACGATCCGGCAATAATGGGAGCGAACTTCTCCGGTTCTACGCTCTCGCTTGATTCGCTACCGCCTCCGCCACCGCCGAACGAACTTGACAACTCATTCAGTGGATCTCAACTGTCGCTGGCTTCTGTGCAATTacctccaccgccaccaccgtcgGTATCGGCAGGTTCTTCCATGTCAACCGTGCAGTCTTCCTCCGTGCTTCCTGCAGTgagcacaacaaacaacaccaatGGTGTTGGTACCGTACGCCAGCAGGAACCGCGTTCAATCAATGCGACACCGTCAGTGGCGCAGTCCATCATGAAGCTGAACAGCCACAGTCACACGTTACCGAACCCAACacctgccgccatcttgaaaaAGGAACCAATCTACTCCAAAACTCTGAAGCCATCAGCACTGAAAGCTCCTCCATACAAGGCACCGCCACCATACAACGGTTGTGATGGTTCCGCTTCCGATGTACCGGCGGCTCCAGCGAAGAGTGTGTCCTTCGCCGAGTCCCCCGTGTTGTTGCGACGCAAGGTGTGCTTTGAGGATGAAGTTTCAGAAGTACCACCCTCGCCGAGACGTCTCTGTGCCACATACAGCGTTGGTCCTCCGGCTCCACCACCCAGAGCGGAAGCGACACGCCTTTCCACAACATACACTTCGCCGAAACGATTAAGCGAATCGAGCGCCAATCCTCCTCACGATTTTCTCAAAGATCTCCAGCGTGTGATGAACAAAAAGTGGCAGGTAGCGCAAAAATGTAAGCTAGAACCAGCGACCACTCCACACGAAGTGCTCGGCTTCCGTGACATTCACGGTGGTAACGATCTGTACTCGTCGGCTACACCCTACTACCGTGAGACGGCCAACGTAAGCAACTGGGTGCAGGAACACTACGGTGGTGCTCCGGACGGTTTATACGAGAATCTTGGCAGCAACATGGGCATGGAACCGAACTATCCCATCGTTCCGAACGTAGCGAACGTTCCGCTGCTCCAGCAACTTCCGACCGGTAGCCCTTTGCCTTCTGGAGGTAGCGTGAAGAAGCGCCCACCTCCACCTCCACCAAAGCGCAGCGAGAAGACACAAC